The genomic stretch TCAAAGTTGTAAAGTAACCATAGTAAACTCTTCTGATATTTTTCGGATTGGAACTTAACAGTTGTCCAAGCGCTTTGACTTTTGATGGACTGTGGGCCATTATCAGAAGTTTGTGATCGGTGTGCCAATCAACCAGCGCCTTTATTGACAGAGGCCCATTGATCAGGTCGCACCAGCGTGCATATACAAAGACCCGTTCGAGAAAATTTTCCCGTATTTCAGGATTGTGAAGTCGGCCATTATCCTCCACCGGTAACCACCAGTTTTTTTTTATAAACTCAGAAGCAAAAATCCCGGTTCCTTTACGTTTTACCCCACCGTTTTCATTGTAGATTTTTACATCTTTGAGTCCAGATGTCGGGGATTTACTTTTAAAAACAAAACCGCAAAGTCTGATCCTTTTTATCTGGGCAGCCTTTTCTCTGCTGTAATCAGACACTTTGGCAGTCAGATCCATACCGCTGTTTATGGTGACAAGGGATATTTTCCCCTCTTTTTCAACAAGGCGCATTGCTTCACGCGGAACCCCAAGACCACTCTCCACTTCCGGGCACACTGCAACCCATTGGATGTAGCGTCCCAGAGTTTCGAGCAGAAACCGGTCAAGCTTATGGTTGCCATCATAGCGTACCCTTTCTCCCAGAAGGCACGAACTGATACCCAGCCGAACTGGCGGAAATTTTTTTTCCATAGATGTGTCTCACAGCGGATGATAAAGGTTAAATTTTAAAAATCTTTGAAAATTCCCGTCATGATTACATTTTTAATTAGATATGTTTAGCCAAATATTCTCGGATCATGTGGGATGACTGTTCACCATGTTCTATTTTTTTATTCTGCTATTAGAGAATAGCATTTAATGTTCCAAACGGGGCGCACATTTAATTACGACATTGTTCGTTGAGATGAAAAATTATTCTTTGTAAAACTTATGCCAATTTATTCTCTTACGAAAAAACCAGGAGCTTTGATCAATGTGCCCAAAGAGTAACCCTCTTTTTCTAAACGACCCTCAATGGTACAAAGATGCCATTATTTACCAGTTACACATAAAAGCTTTCATGGACAGCAATGGTGACGGGATCGGTGATTTTAACGGTTTAACCCAGAAACTGGACTATCTTGAGAGCCTGGGGGTCACCGCCATATGGCTTTTGCCATTCTACCCCTCTCCGTTCAAGGATGATGGATACGATATAAGTGATTACATGAGTATCCACCCCTCATACGGTACCATGAAAGACTTCAAGGTCTTCCTCAGAGAAGCTCATAAAAGAGGACTGCGGGTAATAACCGAGCTTGTGCTCAATCATACCAGTGATCAGCATATATGGTTTCAGAAATCACGTCTCGCTGCACCAGGCTCGCCCTGGAGAGATTTCTATGTGTGGAGTGATACGGCCGATAAGTACACTGATGCCAGGATAATATTCAAAGATTTTGAGCACTCAAACTGGAGCTGGGATTCGAAGGCAAATGCTTATTACTGGCATCGTTTCTACTCCCATCAGCCCGATCTCAATTATGACAACCCCCTTGTTCACCAGGAGATGTTGCGTGTGATTGATTTTTGGCTGGATATGGGTGTGGATGGAATGCGCCTGGATGCAGTCCCCTACCTGTATGAAAGAGACGGAACCAATTGCGAAAACCTTCCCGAGACATTTGAGTTTCTGAAAAAAATCAGAAGTCACATGGATAAAAAGTATAAGGACAGGATGCTTCTGGCGGAAGCGAATCAGTGGCCCGAGGATGCAGCCAAATACATGGGGGATGGTGATATCTGCCACATGGCGTTTCACTTCCCGATAATGCCACGAATGTTTATGGCTCTTCAGATGGAGGATTGGTTTCCGCTGGTTGACATTTTAGAGCAAACCAAGCCGATTCCGGAAAGCTGCCAGTGGGCGATATTTCTCCGCAACCACGACGAGCTCACCCTTGAGATGGTAACCGATGAAGAGCGGGATTATATGTATCGCTGTTATGCTCACGACCCCACTGCAAGGATAAATCTGGGAATAAGACGCCGTCTTGCTCCACTGCTGCGTAACAGCCGGAGGCGAATAGAGATAATGAACATTCTTCTCTTCTCCCTGCCCGGCACTCCGATTGTCTATTACGGTGATGAGATAGGGATGGGGGACAACCATTATCTTGGAGACAGAAACGGAGTACGCACACCGATGCAGTGGAATGCGGACAGAAATGCCGGATTCTCTCTTGCAAATCCACAAAAACTGTTTTTGCCGGTAATAATCGATCCGGAGTATCAGTACGAGGCGCTCAACGTGGAAACACAGGAGCTAAATACCTCTTCTCTTTTGTGGTGGATGCGCAGGGTGATATCAATGCGTCGCAAATATAAAGCCTTCGCAAGGGGAGGGATCGATTTCATAAAATCTGACAATGGAAATGTCCTTACCTTTGTAAGAAAACATGAAGAAGAAAACATCCTGGTCATTGTCAACCTCTCGAGGTTCTCACAGGTCGTACACCTGGATCTGAGCGAGTATGCCGGAATGGTTCCAAGAGATATGTTCAGCGATAACCCTTTTCCCAAAATCGGTGATTCACATTATGTAATTACTATGGGTTTTCATGATTATTTTTGGCTTGTACTGGAGAAAGAGAAAAATTTCGAGCAGCTTGACCACAAATACTCGATACCTGAGATCACAGTCAGCGAAAACTGGACCGAAATGTTCTGGGGTTCGCATTCAAAATATCTTGAAAAACAGCTGTTGCCAAAATATCTGCAGGCAAGAAAAACTGCCGGCTGCAGACATTTGCCGGTTCTCGAGACAAAGATTTCAGAGCACATACAAACAGAGGTCGAGGGCAAAAAGCTACTTCTTCTGTTTGTAACTGTAAAATACCCCCGTGGAATACATAACATGATTTTCCTGCCCCTTTCAGTCTGCACCGAAGATGCAGTCAATTCATTGGTAAATGAAGAGACAGGCATGATCCTTGCCAAGGTAAACGGGACAACAAATGGATATATTTACGACTGTTCCTTTAGTCACGATCTTCATAAGTTGTTTTTAAAAATGATGTCCGGGCCGCGAAAACTTCAGGGAAAACATGGGGTTATCACCGGGTACTCCTGTGGGGAAAAAGAGCAAAAACCAATTGCAAAACAGCTCAAAAATGTCTTCCTCCTCAAAACACGTCAATTCAGTTCATCTTTCAACTACGATGATTCTTTCTATTTCAAGCTGCATCGCCAGCTGGAAGAGGGTATAAGGGCGGATGTGGAAATTGGCCGTTATCTCACCGAGCATTCAGACCATATCACACCGACCCCTCCTTTTCTGGGAGCAATTGAATACAGAGATGGCAAGCACTGCATTGTGCTTGGCACAATGAGCGAGTATGTCAACAACACCGGCACCGCCTGGGGGGTATCCCTCGATGCTGCAGTTAATTACTATGAATCTGTAATTTCAGGGGATATAGTGGAAGACGATCCGGGTGAAAATGAATCGGAAGTTTTGGAAAAATCTCAAAAGAGCTTACCCGATATTATGGACAATATGATCGGCACTTTCAGCGATAAGGTACGCATAATCGGCTCTAAAACGGCTCAGTTCCACTGTGCCCTGGCTTCCGAATCCAGTCATCCCGACTATGCACCCGAGCCTTTTACAACTCTCTACCAGAGATCACTCTATCAGTCGATGAGAACAAATACCCGAAAGATAATCTCTGAATTACGTAAAAAGCTCCGCTCCCTTCCTGAGGATCTTCAGTCGCATGCGACCTTCATAATTGAGAGCGAAAAGGAGATTCTTAGAATGTTTGAGGATCTCCTCACGATGAAGCCTTCATCGATTAAAACCAGAATACATGGCGATTTCCGCCTCAAACAGCTTCTCAATATCGGAAACGATTTTGTGATCAAGGACTTTGGAAATCAGGGTGATGCAGCTCTGAGCGAGGGGAGATTGAAACGCTCACCACTTAAAGATGTTGCAGGGATAATAAATTCTTTCCACTCTGTAGCTCTTACAGCATTATACAGCTCAAAGAAAATGGTGCCGGTGGATCAGACCGATATACATCACTGGGCCGATATATGGGTAAATCATGTAGTTAATCTGTTTCTCGATTCCTATATCGAAGGTATTGGGCATACACCGATTCTGCCATCAGATAAAAAGGATATGAATCGTCTGTTGCGCCTCTTTCTTCTGGAGCAATCTTTTGCCAATCTTAACTCTGCCCTCAACGCAACACCTGAAGAGATCACGGTAGCCATAAGGGCAATTATATCGACACTGAATACCCTTGAAAATGATACAAAATTTGCTTTGTAGTTAATTTTTAGCCAAAAAGGAGTACTCATGTATAAAAGAGGCAGCGGCATACTGATGCACCTTACATCTCTGCCATCTAACCATGGCATCGGAGATATGGGTTCGAATGCTTACAATTTCGCAGATCTACTCTCTAAGGCCGGACAAAAATACTGGCAGGTACTGCCTCTCAACCCGGGGAATCCCCAAAATGGTGAAAGTCCCTATTTCAGCAGTTCAGCTTTTGCCGGAAATCCATTGCTGGTTAATCTGGAAATGCTTGTAAAGGAGAGACTCCTTGATGAAGATGATGCAAAGCCATTTATTCAACCAGATCAAACGTGTATAGATTTTGATCTGGTGCGTCCTTATAAGCTCGCCATACTGAACAAAGCATACAGAAAATGGAAGACAATTAAACCCTCTGATCCAAATTTTCAGGATTTTTGCAGGGCACAGGCTCACTGGCTGGATGGCTATGCGCTCTTTATGATCGCCGGGGTAAAACAGGGAACCTATCAGTGGACCCAATGGCCCGAGCCTCTCAGAGACCGTCATGAAAGCGCACTCAAAGAACTGCTTCAGAACTCCTTCGAGGAAATCGAAAGACAGAAGTTTTTTCAGTACCTGTTTTTCACCCAGTGGCATGCACTTAAGCAATACTGCTCAAACCTGGGGATCTCAATAGTCGGAGACATCCCTATATATGTAAGCCACGAAAGTGCCGATGTCTGGGAAAACAGAGAGTTGTTCAAACTGGATGAAATGGGTAATCCGGTGATGGTTTCAGGGGTTCCGCCGGATTATTTCAGTGCCACAGGCCAGCTTTGGAATAACCCAGTCTATAACTGGGAAAAATTGCAGAGAACCGGATACAAATGGTGGCTCAACAGAATGAGTGCAATGTTTGAACGTTTTGATATTGTAAGAATCGACCATTTCAGGGGACTTGTGCAGTACTGGGAAATACCAGCCGGAGAACCAACCGCAATAAACGGCAAATGGATGGATGTTCCGGTACACGATTTTCTTAACACCTTAACAGCTCATTTTAAACCATTCCCTGTTATTGCAGAGGATCTGGGCCTTATCACTCCGGATGTTTACGAAATCATGGATCAGTACGGGTTCCCGGGCATGAAAATTCTTCAGTTTGCGTTCTCCGAGGACAATCCGCAAAACCCCTATCTGCCCCACAACTATCCCCGTAACAGCCTTGTATATACCGGGACTCACGATAACAATGCCACCCAGGCCTGGCTCAACAACGAGCTGGATGAAGCAGGGTACGGCCGCATATACCGCTATCTTGGCTTTACCCCGCCAAAAGAAGAGGTACTAAAACATCTGATAAGACTTGCGCAATCCTCAGTAGCCGATATTGCGGTCATTCCGCTTCAGGATTACCTCGGACTTTCTGAGAAAGCACGAATGAATGATCCATCTACAATTGAAGGTAACTGGAGATGGCGGGCTACAGCTGAACAGATTAAGTCTGTGGATGCCGGTGCTTTGAAAGAGCTCTCAGAAACTTACAACAGATAATCTCGCTTACAGAAATTTTCTTGACGTCGCCATATCTCATGTAACGTGAGGTATGGTGTCGGGGCGTCAAGGGACGGGGAAAGAAGCTCCTGTTTTGCTAACCCTGAGCATTCCGATTTTTAAATCTGAACAGTCGAAGGATTTAGATTGTGACCACATAAAATAAAATCGTAAGTGTTAAACGGCTGTGAGGTGTTCCGGGCTTATTTATGATTGTAGAGACTAATCTCCGATTTACCAGGTGATTTAGGAGTTTCAACCACGCCAGAAACCTGTTGCTCAGAAACCCAAATCTCTTATTTATGATTTTTGTAGATACTACATGAAACACTAACCTTTGACAAACCCCTCACAGCCCAATTCCACCTTCAGACGTTTTCACCTGTCTGATCCTTATGTGTGAATGTAAATTACTATCGGATCAAATTACTTTTCATCTCTCATTTCATTACAGCAACCTTTGTAGGCCAAACCCGACTGTTGATGATAAAACAATAATAGATATGTATGGTCATCATGTTTCATACTATCGCAACAATCTTCCCGGCTAATAAACATTGTAATTTTATCATCATCATCATCGTTTTCTGCGTGTATAGTCCAAATAGTTCTGTACCCTTCTGCCTTTTTTATTTTAGAGATTTGAGAGACATATACGTCTTCATGGTAATTGTCAAAAAATACTTTGTCTTCAACTATTTTCAATCTCCACCATGGTCCAGTTCCAAAACAATCGATATTATAATCAACGAAATTTTCCGATTCAGTTGCCACGTGCCTAACATTGCTATCTTCTTCTCCAAAAACAGAAATATTAACAACAAAAATCATAATGAATTTTATGTAGCTAACCATAAATATACACCGCTTTAAATTTTGTTGAAACTTCGTTAGAATTAACTGTTTGAATGCCATTCCCAGCTCGTTCTATTTCTGTTTGCATAAAACCCAACTCCCATTTAATATGGCTTTCTTTTTTTCCTTTATTTTACTCCGTGCGGATACAAATTCTTAATTTCCACTCTTATTCAGATT from Chitinispirillum alkaliphilum encodes the following:
- a CDS encoding Hypothetical protein (Hypothetical protein YbgA); this translates as MEKKFPPVRLGISSCLLGERVRYDGNHKLDRFLLETLGRYIQWVAVCPEVESGLGVPREAMRLVEKEGKISLVTINSGMDLTAKVSDYSREKAAQIKRIRLCGFVFKSKSPTSGLKDVKIYNENGGVKRKGTGIFASEFIKKNWWLPVEDNGRLHNPEIRENFLERVFVYARWCDLINGPLSIKALVDWHTDHKLLIMAHSPSKVKALGQLLSSNPKNIRRVYYGYFTTLMQIVKTISTVKKNVNVLQHIAGYFKKDLSRDEKAELVEVIENYHSSLVPLIVPITLLNHYVRKYNKTYLKRQVYLNPHPLELKLRNHL
- a CDS encoding Trehalose synthase, with protein sequence MCPKSNPLFLNDPQWYKDAIIYQLHIKAFMDSNGDGIGDFNGLTQKLDYLESLGVTAIWLLPFYPSPFKDDGYDISDYMSIHPSYGTMKDFKVFLREAHKRGLRVITELVLNHTSDQHIWFQKSRLAAPGSPWRDFYVWSDTADKYTDARIIFKDFEHSNWSWDSKANAYYWHRFYSHQPDLNYDNPLVHQEMLRVIDFWLDMGVDGMRLDAVPYLYERDGTNCENLPETFEFLKKIRSHMDKKYKDRMLLAEANQWPEDAAKYMGDGDICHMAFHFPIMPRMFMALQMEDWFPLVDILEQTKPIPESCQWAIFLRNHDELTLEMVTDEERDYMYRCYAHDPTARINLGIRRRLAPLLRNSRRRIEIMNILLFSLPGTPIVYYGDEIGMGDNHYLGDRNGVRTPMQWNADRNAGFSLANPQKLFLPVIIDPEYQYEALNVETQELNTSSLLWWMRRVISMRRKYKAFARGGIDFIKSDNGNVLTFVRKHEEENILVIVNLSRFSQVVHLDLSEYAGMVPRDMFSDNPFPKIGDSHYVITMGFHDYFWLVLEKEKNFEQLDHKYSIPEITVSENWTEMFWGSHSKYLEKQLLPKYLQARKTAGCRHLPVLETKISEHIQTEVEGKKLLLLFVTVKYPRGIHNMIFLPLSVCTEDAVNSLVNEETGMILAKVNGTTNGYIYDCSFSHDLHKLFLKMMSGPRKLQGKHGVITGYSCGEKEQKPIAKQLKNVFLLKTRQFSSSFNYDDSFYFKLHRQLEEGIRADVEIGRYLTEHSDHITPTPPFLGAIEYRDGKHCIVLGTMSEYVNNTGTAWGVSLDAAVNYYESVISGDIVEDDPGENESEVLEKSQKSLPDIMDNMIGTFSDKVRIIGSKTAQFHCALASESSHPDYAPEPFTTLYQRSLYQSMRTNTRKIISELRKKLRSLPEDLQSHATFIIESEKEILRMFEDLLTMKPSSIKTRIHGDFRLKQLLNIGNDFVIKDFGNQGDAALSEGRLKRSPLKDVAGIINSFHSVALTALYSSKKMVPVDQTDIHHWADIWVNHVVNLFLDSYIEGIGHTPILPSDKKDMNRLLRLFLLEQSFANLNSALNATPEEITVAIRAIISTLNTLENDTKFAL
- a CDS encoding 4-alpha-glucanotransferase (amylomaltase), with product MYKRGSGILMHLTSLPSNHGIGDMGSNAYNFADLLSKAGQKYWQVLPLNPGNPQNGESPYFSSSAFAGNPLLVNLEMLVKERLLDEDDAKPFIQPDQTCIDFDLVRPYKLAILNKAYRKWKTIKPSDPNFQDFCRAQAHWLDGYALFMIAGVKQGTYQWTQWPEPLRDRHESALKELLQNSFEEIERQKFFQYLFFTQWHALKQYCSNLGISIVGDIPIYVSHESADVWENRELFKLDEMGNPVMVSGVPPDYFSATGQLWNNPVYNWEKLQRTGYKWWLNRMSAMFERFDIVRIDHFRGLVQYWEIPAGEPTAINGKWMDVPVHDFLNTLTAHFKPFPVIAEDLGLITPDVYEIMDQYGFPGMKILQFAFSEDNPQNPYLPHNYPRNSLVYTGTHDNNATQAWLNNELDEAGYGRIYRYLGFTPPKEEVLKHLIRLAQSSVADIAVIPLQDYLGLSEKARMNDPSTIEGNWRWRATAEQIKSVDAGALKELSETYNR